The Silene latifolia isolate original U9 population chromosome 4, ASM4854445v1, whole genome shotgun sequence region GGCATTCTAATGACAGGATCTGCAGATCTTAGGAACAAGTTCAGGACTGAAGTCACAATCCAGCTACAAAAGAATGATTGAATCAATACCACCGAGCAACCAAGTTCCtgagcaaataaaataaaattttctggcAACAACCAGCGAGCTAAAGGAAAGAGACAAAGGCATTTTGACATTTTGGCATCATAAAACAGTTGAGTTTGACCTCATATAGTAGGAATTTGTGTTGTAACTTGAAAAGCATGAGCTTGAAATCTGCTACCGGAATTATGAGATCTCCTTACATGTTTGTCCACCAGGGATTCTATTCTATTGCTACAGAGTCTGTTAAAATTCTAACTATTGAAGATCATAACAGGTAATAACCCCATACGGATTAATTTCCTTAAACTCCCAAGCCCACAACAAACTTTACATGCTATACACTGGCAAAAAAGAACCACGCCAACAACAGACATTCAACCATCCGAAAATGCATTACAATGAAAGAATATTAAATAATAAGCACAGTCATAACCCATAAGCACCATCATATATACAGGCAATTCAGAAACTACAATTATTTTGGATGAAGTATATACCTGCAAGGCTTTGAGTACATGCTCGGGTGCAATTGTCCGTTTTTCTTCTCTGTTACAGACTTCATTTGATTCGGAAGAAACGAGATTAATGAACTCTGAAAGAATGGCCATGTGTCAGGAGGTTCAACACTGAATCATTCATATACACATGAAGTATGCAATACCAAATGGTTGTATAAGGACATGACAGTACAGTTAAAACAAATGGCTCCAACTTCAAGCAAAAACATTCCTATTTCAAACAAATTCTATAAACTTGTCATTTATGATACTCCGTACAATATTAATCACAAAAGCTCCATAATATTTAATTCCCAATAAAACTACATTATTATGAGCAAAAACAGAGCACTAACTAACTTCAAAATTGCAAATAGCCTCCACAATATTTTACATGAAGACAGCCGAAAATAACTGAATCACAGAGGCTAACATAAAACATCCATCGCAGCCAAAAAGGTGATCACTCACCTACGCAACACTCGATTAATAAATCTTGGGCATCTCTTGCCACTCGAACTTCTCCGGGCAACATCtcctttattattttagtcatagTAGCTGGAAACAAGGCATAAGACACATCAGTGATTCAATGTAAACAAAAGCACGCGACATAATCTAGATCTATTCAAGTGTGACGCTGGCAAAAGAATCTCAAATTTACCCAATTCAATACTTATTTTAGTTGTATATATCTAAGTCTTACAGTTGTGGGCTGAAAGGTGGCCTACAGAATTCATGTATTCTATTTTCCTTTAAAATGTTGAAATTAAAGATTGTTTACCTTTTGGAAGAGAGGCGTCCTCTTTTGCCTTACCAACTATGTCCATTGGCTCCATTTTGTAACCTACAGGTTCCACAAACAGTTCAACAAAGACCAAACTACAGGAAAGGCGGAAAGAGCGAGCTCATAGATTCATCAACAATTAACGCTTTTAACTAACATCGTACCAATCTTATCACAGCTTACCAAAAACCCTCTGGAAAACCTAACCTGACTAAGTCAGCGCTCCTTGTCTACGAATTTAGCAAAGTCAAGCACAACTGCCATTCTCTTTGCTTTTGGTATTGTTCAATTTAAAACTTGCTGAAAGTGAGCAATGCAAGGGCATTGACTATGCAAAATTCAAGATGCCATCTTCAAaatatattatcaaaataaatggTGCTCAACTAACCAAAAGATATGTCGT contains the following coding sequences:
- the LOC141653436 gene encoding protein Dr1 homolog isoform X2 produces the protein MEPMDIVGKAKEDASLPKATMTKIIKEMLPGEVRVARDAQDLLIECCVEFINLVSSESNEVCNREEKRTIAPEHVLKALQVLGFGEYTEEVYAAYEQHKIETMQDGIRTGKWSNSGAEMTEEEAAAEQQRMFAEARARMNGGVPVAKPDADATQET